The sequence AAGGCGACAGCGCCCAGTGGTTTAAGACCATAGGCAACGTGTCGGGTGGTGTACCTTTTACGCTGGTGTACAGCGAGCGCTGCCGCGCACGCGAGCCTATTTATGGCTTGGTTAATGGGACCAAGCTCGATCAGGCGGTGGCCAAAGTGCGCCAACAGTGTCAGGCAAAATAAAACCCCCATTAGGGGGTTTGGCGTTAGCGCGAAGCGGCCCAGGCCGCGTCTAAACGCTGGCCAGCCTGTTCGAGCGTGGCTTGAGCGCTGCTGCTTTGCTGGCTTAATTCGCCTAATTTGGTTTCCAGCGTTTGGACTTCCTGCTGTAGGCCCTGTAAACGCTGCTTGGCCATTTGTAGTCGGCCTTCGGTTTCGCCGACTTGGCCTTTAAAGTTTTGCTGTGCTTTTAAGGCTTGTTGGTAGTTAACCTGAGCCGACAGCAGTTCTGCTTCGGCGGGGGTTTGGGCCCAAGCGGCGCTGCTGAGCGCGGCGGTGGCGATGAGGCAAAATAGGGAACGGTTCATGGGCTTACTTTCTCCGGCTAGCGACAAACGGCTTGGTATTGTTTGTCGGTAGAAGAGCCCGCCACGATTTTACGGGTGGGGGCTGTGTTAAAATCAAACGTCTTTTGCCACACTTGGGTGCCGTTTTCGGTCATCAACTCCGTCGCCACGAGGCGAATGGTCTTATTGGTGCAGTTGATTTCCCAAGTATTTAAAGAGTATTTATGCTTGGGTAAATACTGGAAATGCTCTTTGCTGACGTCAGAAAAGGTTTTTTTGTCGCGAAACGTCACCACTTGACCATTTTTCTTGATGCTGGTTTGGTCCAGTTCATGCAGAATATTGCTGTTTTGCGACACCCCTAAAGACAACCAGTTTTTACCTGAGCTGCTGGGCGTTGTGGTGCCACAGGCGGCCAAAAATAAGAGACTGGCGCCGGCGAGCACGCCTAAATAAGGTTTGCGGGTCATGCGGACATCCTTCGTATGGTTAAATCGGCATTAGAAATCAGTAGTGTAACAAATGTCGTCTGGCACAGGGGCAAAAATCTGCCGCCCTGCTGGGCACATTGTCTTTCATCAAAAGGCCAAATGGATGGGCCATCGTCATCGGGATAACAGTATCAACATGTCTGACTTAAGCGCACAACACATTTTACAACACGTTTTTGGGTATGCCGAGTTTAGAGGCAATCAGGCCGCAATCGTTCAGGCCCTGAGCCAAAATCACAATGTGATGGTGTTGATGCCCACCGGTGGCGGTAAGTCTTTGTGCTATCAGATCCCCGCGCTGATGAAGGAAGGCCTCACCGTGGTGGTGTCGCCTTTGATCGCCTTAATGGCCGATCAGGTGGCCAGCCTGCGTGCGGTCGGCGTGAATGCCGGCAGCGTCAACAGCGGTACCTCTAGTGAAGAAGCGCGGCGCATCGCCGACGATGCCTACGACGGTAGCCTAAAGCTATTGTATGTGGCGCCCGAGCGAGTGGTGAGT comes from Neisseriaceae bacterium CLB008 and encodes:
- a CDS encoding surface-adhesin E family protein; translation: MTRKPYLGVLAGASLLFLAACGTTTPSSSGKNWLSLGVSQNSNILHELDQTSIKKNGQVVTFRDKKTFSDVSKEHFQYLPKHKYSLNTWEINCTNKTIRLVATELMTENGTQVWQKTFDFNTAPTRKIVAGSSTDKQYQAVCR